One window of the Myxococcales bacterium genome contains the following:
- a CDS encoding RNA polymerase sigma factor gives MTLVAVAPDPDPPPAIDPTVARAQAGDRDAFAQLYHQHVDRVYARLTRLVGPVPERDDLLQQTFLQVHRGLPTFRGDASVATYIHRVAVNVALDHLRARRRRPLDLDDAAVTAMAAAAPDPAARAASRQDLARVFAWLGELTPEQRVAFVLTAIEGLTAREAGALLGASPDAVKQRALAARRALLTALAAADRPWRKP, from the coding sequence ATGACGCTGGTGGCCGTGGCCCCCGACCCCGATCCGCCACCCGCGATCGATCCGACCGTGGCCCGGGCCCAGGCCGGCGATCGCGACGCGTTCGCGCAGCTGTACCACCAGCACGTCGATCGCGTGTACGCGCGGCTGACCCGGCTGGTGGGGCCGGTGCCCGAGCGCGACGATCTGTTGCAGCAGACGTTCCTGCAGGTCCACCGCGGGCTGCCCACGTTCCGCGGCGACGCCAGCGTCGCGACGTACATCCACCGCGTCGCGGTCAACGTCGCGCTCGATCACCTGCGCGCGCGCCGCCGCCGCCCGCTCGACCTCGACGACGCGGCGGTGACCGCGATGGCCGCCGCCGCGCCCGACCCGGCGGCCCGCGCCGCCAGCCGGCAGGACCTGGCGCGGGTGTTCGCGTGGCTCGGCGAGCTGACGCCCGAGCAGCGCGTCGCGTTCGTGTTGACCGCGATCGAGGGCCTGACCGCGCGGGAGGCCGGCGCGCTGCTCGGCGCCAGCCCCGACGCGGTGAAGCAGCGCGCCCTGGCGGCGCGCCGCGCGCTGCTCACCGCGCTGGCCGCGGCCGATCGCCCGTGGAGGAAGCCATGA
- a CDS encoding CocE/NonD family hydrolase: protein MTRSLTTAVLAVWILTGCGPRAAEVSAPRRGAPAPAADAPPAPPVAPAGDAPALPAVSLPAEASASPPYRYEFGVRVPMRDGITLGATLYRPMTDTPGPVVFVKTPYNAHGYHRWATYFATHGYTTLLVDARGRGNSQGTFRPSEDDGRDGADVVEWIAAQPYCNGKVAMFGGSYDGFGQWATAKHRPPHLSTFVPTASVRFGLDFPLAWNVGMPYTIQWLSFVAGASLAGPVFGDNDRWRQVTAAYCAGAPFRHLDALAGNTTTVFAEWVDHPTFDAYWRARAPSADELVKLDIPILTITGHYDDDQAGAMSYYREHLASAPAAARARHFLLLGPWDHSGTRTPATPVGGLPLGETSQIDIKALHVEWFDWTMRGGPRPTLLTSRVTYYVTGAEAWRHADDLAAIAPKVRSWTLGSTGRADDVFHSGTLDDAGVAGGVAEDTLVLDPRDVRRVERADVEVPVVDAATATPPAGLALVYHSAPLTSDVELGGQLRVTLQVALDVPDTDLSVGLFEVRPGGRTVTLTSQVLRARHRDGLDQSTLVPAGQILEYHFAAANLFARRISAGSRLRLVVGPPLGTSFQRNYQSGGVIADETPAVARVGTLRLVHDDAHVSRLELGVIAPPPASPRPRR, encoded by the coding sequence ATGACGCGCTCATTGACGACCGCGGTGCTCGCGGTGTGGATCCTCACCGGATGTGGACCGCGTGCAGCGGAGGTCTCGGCTCCTCGACGCGGGGCGCCCGCGCCAGCGGCGGATGCGCCACCCGCCCCGCCGGTCGCGCCGGCCGGCGATGCGCCGGCGTTGCCGGCGGTGTCCCTGCCGGCCGAGGCGAGCGCGTCGCCGCCCTACCGGTACGAGTTCGGCGTCCGCGTGCCGATGCGCGACGGGATCACGCTCGGCGCGACGCTGTATCGCCCGATGACCGACACGCCGGGCCCGGTGGTCTTCGTGAAGACGCCGTACAACGCCCACGGCTACCACCGGTGGGCGACGTACTTCGCGACGCACGGCTACACCACGCTGCTCGTCGATGCGCGCGGCCGGGGCAACTCGCAGGGCACGTTCCGACCGAGCGAGGACGACGGCCGCGATGGCGCCGACGTCGTCGAGTGGATCGCCGCGCAGCCGTACTGCAACGGCAAGGTCGCCATGTTCGGCGGCTCCTACGACGGCTTCGGGCAGTGGGCCACCGCAAAGCATCGGCCGCCGCACCTCAGCACGTTCGTCCCGACCGCGTCGGTGCGGTTCGGGTTGGACTTTCCGCTCGCGTGGAACGTCGGGATGCCCTACACGATCCAGTGGCTGTCGTTCGTCGCCGGTGCCTCGCTGGCGGGGCCGGTGTTCGGCGACAACGACCGCTGGCGACAGGTCACGGCCGCGTACTGCGCCGGCGCACCGTTCCGTCACCTCGACGCGCTGGCGGGCAACACCACGACCGTGTTCGCGGAGTGGGTCGACCATCCCACGTTCGACGCGTACTGGCGCGCACGCGCGCCGAGCGCCGATGAGCTGGTCAAACTGGACATCCCGATCCTGACCATCACCGGGCACTACGACGACGACCAGGCCGGTGCGATGAGCTACTACCGCGAGCATCTGGCCAGCGCGCCGGCGGCGGCGCGCGCGCGCCACTTCTTGCTGCTCGGCCCGTGGGACCACAGCGGGACCCGGACGCCCGCGACGCCCGTGGGTGGGCTGCCCCTCGGCGAGACGAGCCAGATCGACATCAAGGCGCTCCACGTGGAGTGGTTCGACTGGACGATGCGGGGCGGGCCGCGGCCGACGCTCCTGACCTCGCGCGTGACGTACTACGTGACCGGCGCGGAGGCCTGGCGGCACGCCGACGACCTGGCCGCGATCGCACCGAAGGTCCGGAGCTGGACGCTCGGCTCGACGGGCCGTGCCGACGACGTGTTCCACTCGGGTACGCTCGATGACGCGGGCGTCGCCGGCGGTGTCGCCGAGGATACGCTCGTGCTCGATCCGCGGGATGTGCGGCGGGTCGAGCGCGCCGACGTGGAGGTACCGGTGGTCGACGCCGCCACCGCGACGCCGCCTGCGGGGCTCGCGCTCGTCTACCACTCGGCGCCGCTCACGAGCGATGTCGAGCTCGGAGGTCAGCTCCGGGTCACGCTGCAGGTGGCGCTCGACGTGCCGGACACCGACCTGTCGGTCGGGCTGTTCGAGGTGCGACCGGGCGGGCGCACCGTCACGCTCACCAGCCAGGTCCTGCGCGCGCGACACCGCGATGGTCTCGACCAGTCGACCCTGGTGCCGGCGGGGCAGATCCTCGAGTACCACTTCGCCGCGGCCAACCTGTTCGCCCGGCGCATCAGCGCCGGGAGCCGGCTGCGGCTCGTAGTGGGGCCGCCGCTCGGCACGTCCTTCCAGCGCAACTACCAATCGGGCGGCGTGATCGCTGACGAGACGCCCGCGGTCGCGAGGGTAGGAACCCTCCGGCTGGTCCACGACGACGCGCACGTGAGTCGGCTCGAGCTCGGGGTGATCGCGCCGCCGCCGGCATCGCCCCGACCGCGTCGGTGA
- a CDS encoding MOSC domain-containing protein: MKSMRGEALDAARLGWHGLDGDRRFAVRRLAVGGPMPWLTASRLPELIHFAPCGRDDRGGEPLPTHVRTPEGDEWPLLGEALAAELGRRHGAPVEVMHLGHGIFDETSVSVITSDTSRALCRLAGVEPDVRRFRPNIVVRAERAVPLEEDDWVGGVLTFGEAADAPAVTVTMRDLRCVMVNLDPDGGPPAPAMMKAVVRANANHAGVYGTVTRTGALAVGQPIVLHRP; encoded by the coding sequence GTGAAGTCGATGCGGGGCGAGGCGCTCGATGCGGCGCGGCTGGGCTGGCACGGGCTCGACGGCGACCGGCGCTTCGCGGTGCGGCGGCTCGCCGTGGGCGGTCCGATGCCGTGGCTGACCGCGAGCCGCCTGCCCGAGCTCATCCACTTCGCGCCGTGCGGGCGCGACGACCGCGGCGGCGAGCCGCTGCCGACGCACGTCCGGACTCCCGAAGGCGACGAGTGGCCGTTGCTCGGCGAGGCGCTCGCTGCCGAGCTGGGCCGCCGGCACGGCGCGCCGGTCGAGGTGATGCACCTCGGCCACGGCATCTTCGACGAGACCAGCGTCTCGGTCATCACCTCCGACACCAGCCGCGCGCTGTGTCGGCTCGCCGGCGTCGAGCCCGACGTGCGCCGGTTCCGGCCCAACATCGTCGTCCGCGCCGAGCGCGCGGTCCCCCTCGAGGAGGACGACTGGGTCGGCGGCGTGCTCACGTTCGGGGAGGCCGCGGATGCGCCGGCCGTCACCGTCACGATGCGCGACCTCCGGTGCGTGATGGTCAACCTCGATCCCGACGGTGGCCCGCCGGCGCCCGCGATGATGAAGGCGGTGGTGCGGGCCAACGCCAACCACGCCGGCGTCTACGGGACCGTCACCCGCACCGGCGCCCTCGCCGTCGGTCAGCCGATCGTGCTCCACCGCCCCTGA
- a CDS encoding helix-turn-helix transcriptional regulator: MVQFERPGLDAAFAAIADATRRGVLEQLGRADASITELAQKFDMTLTGMKKHVVVLEQAGLVSTEKVGRVRTCKLGPRRLEEETAWIERYRQRWASRFDELDQVLEELKLKEMTDGRKQ, from the coding sequence ATGGTTCAGTTTGAGAGACCCGGCCTCGACGCCGCGTTCGCCGCGATCGCGGACGCCACCCGGCGCGGCGTGCTGGAGCAGCTGGGACGTGCCGACGCGTCGATCACCGAGCTCGCCCAGAAGTTCGACATGACCCTCACGGGCATGAAGAAGCACGTCGTCGTCCTGGAGCAGGCCGGGCTCGTCAGCACGGAGAAGGTCGGACGCGTGCGGACCTGCAAGCTGGGCCCGCGCCGGCTGGAGGAAGAGACCGCGTGGATCGAGCGGTACCGCCAGCGCTGGGCCTCACGCTTCGACGAGCTGGACCAGGTTCTCGAGGAACTGAAACTCAAGGAGATGACCGATGGACGCAAGCAGTGA
- a CDS encoding SRPBCC family protein codes for MDASSESEPTATKNPTAVERRSEREMVITRTFDGPARLVFEAWTKPELFKRWWLPKSAGLKLRSCEMDVRVGGGYRLEFDVGGPEPMAFFGRYLDVTPHARLVWTNDEGGEGGAVSTVTLEEKGGKTLVVMHELHASKEALDAALGSYDGMGETFEQLAELLVTL; via the coding sequence ATGGACGCAAGCAGTGAGAGTGAGCCCACCGCGACGAAGAACCCCACGGCCGTGGAACGGAGGTCGGAGCGTGAGATGGTCATCACGCGCACCTTCGACGGCCCGGCGCGCCTCGTGTTCGAGGCGTGGACCAAGCCCGAGCTGTTCAAGCGGTGGTGGCTGCCGAAGTCGGCTGGCTTGAAGCTGCGCTCCTGCGAGATGGATGTTCGCGTCGGGGGCGGGTACCGCCTCGAGTTCGACGTCGGTGGCCCCGAGCCGATGGCGTTCTTCGGTAGGTACCTCGACGTGACGCCGCACGCGCGCCTCGTCTGGACCAATGACGAAGGTGGCGAGGGTGGGGCCGTGAGCACGGTGACCTTGGAGGAGAAGGGCGGCAAGACGCTGGTCGTGATGCACGAGCTCCATGCCTCGAAGGAAGCGCTCGACGCTGCGCTCGGGTCGTACGACGGGATGGGCGAGACGTTCGAGCAACTGGCCGAGCTGCTCGTGACCCTCTGA
- a CDS encoding beta-lactamase family protein, with amino-acid sequence MTELSSSAPRDADMDPRRVARLVQHFRDACARGFVPGGQLAVRRAGRLVVDEAVGVLRGFRANEGRPAVPVTSDSEFLVFSVSKPVVAVTIAMLESRGELDPTAPVARYWPEFAANGKAELTVLDVLTHRAGVFTPELIKSPERWPDWDGVCAELVATAPRYRRGTFAYMPYEFGWILGEVVRRVTGRTFDAFVRDEIARPLGLDHFVFGVSSERARALAHTYWLSTRRTVVAGEDLSLVFEERHTREEVATSVLPGAGLVTNARALTEFYAWVLRGCPTQSGEPAVRPEILRRYTTRAHFGFDRSNRAPFAVGRGFVVGTPWPSAYGMWGTSACFGHQGAFCSLGFGDRDRDLAVAIVTNGNHGLMETSRFFTKLVSLARRAARG; translated from the coding sequence ATGACCGAGTTGAGCTCGAGCGCGCCGCGCGACGCCGACATGGATCCCCGCCGGGTCGCCCGGCTGGTCCAGCACTTTCGCGACGCCTGCGCGCGCGGGTTCGTGCCGGGCGGCCAGCTCGCCGTGCGCCGCGCGGGCCGCCTGGTGGTCGACGAGGCCGTCGGCGTGCTGCGCGGGTTCCGCGCGAACGAGGGCAGGCCGGCCGTCCCCGTCACCTCGGACAGCGAGTTCCTCGTGTTCTCGGTGAGCAAGCCGGTGGTGGCCGTGACGATCGCGATGCTCGAGTCCCGCGGTGAGCTGGATCCGACCGCACCGGTCGCGCGCTACTGGCCCGAGTTCGCGGCCAACGGCAAGGCCGAGCTCACCGTCCTCGACGTCCTGACCCACCGCGCCGGCGTGTTCACCCCGGAGCTGATCAAGTCGCCCGAGCGCTGGCCCGACTGGGACGGCGTGTGTGCCGAGCTCGTGGCCACGGCGCCCAGGTACCGGCGCGGCACCTTCGCGTACATGCCCTACGAGTTCGGGTGGATCCTCGGCGAGGTCGTACGACGCGTGACGGGCCGAACGTTCGACGCCTTCGTGCGCGACGAGATCGCGCGCCCGCTGGGGCTGGATCACTTCGTCTTCGGCGTGTCGAGCGAACGCGCGCGCGCGCTGGCGCACACCTACTGGCTGTCCACGCGCCGCACGGTGGTCGCAGGCGAGGATCTCTCGCTCGTGTTCGAGGAGCGGCACACCCGCGAGGAGGTCGCGACGTCCGTCCTCCCGGGCGCGGGGCTGGTGACCAACGCGCGCGCGCTGACGGAGTTCTACGCCTGGGTGCTGCGCGGGTGCCCGACGCAGAGCGGCGAGCCGGCCGTGCGCCCCGAGATCCTCCGCAGGTACACCACGCGGGCGCATTTCGGGTTCGACCGGAGCAACCGCGCGCCGTTCGCGGTGGGCCGCGGGTTCGTCGTCGGCACGCCTTGGCCTTCGGCGTACGGCATGTGGGGCACCAGCGCGTGCTTCGGGCACCAGGGGGCGTTCTGCTCGCTCGGCTTCGGCGATCGCGATCGAGACCTCGCCGTCGCGATCGTCACCAACGGCAACCACGGGCTGATGGAGACCTCACGGTTCTTCACCAAGCTCGTGAGCCTCGCGCGCCGCGCAGCCAGGGGATGA
- a CDS encoding DUF2200 domain-containing protein yields MSFASVYPLYVQKAQKKGRTQEEVDAVIAWLTGYSAARLRRTIDAKDDLETFFSEAPRMNPNVALIKGVVCGVRVEEVADPLMQKIRYLDKLVDELASGKKLASILRQ; encoded by the coding sequence ATGTCGTTCGCGAGCGTGTACCCGCTCTACGTGCAGAAGGCCCAGAAGAAGGGCCGAACGCAGGAGGAGGTCGACGCGGTCATCGCGTGGCTCACGGGCTACAGCGCCGCGCGGCTGCGGCGCACCATCGACGCCAAGGACGACCTCGAGACGTTCTTTTCTGAAGCGCCCCGGATGAACCCGAACGTGGCGCTCATCAAGGGTGTGGTGTGCGGCGTGCGCGTCGAAGAGGTCGCCGACCCGCTGATGCAGAAGATTCGCTACCTCGACAAGCTGGTCGATGAGCTCGCCAGCGGCAAGAAGCTGGCGAGCATCCTCCGGCAGTAG
- a CDS encoding M23 family metallopeptidase → MRWTVPLGLVIAVGACGDEAAGGGVTAVTAVPPLVATAIFAPPVPHPEASSSTFGPRWKISAGRTDFHPGIDWFDAEGTPVTAIGDGVVEAVYPEGSTQFPLGGNVLAIRHELPTPMRFHDQLVDHVFAVYLHLQSIAVAAGQPITRGQVVAAMGQTGDTEFVHLHFELRMQTMCSLPYQTEHPDAGCVTGFDPHVHPFVFIPGPDADTIALAEIAPGPDAAYAVRYTATRGDLDLDAIATDAGALGFDERAGLDATSLATLDDFRYPWLTLAPQPFASTDDLLVMDLHFSTRPAFVEVRDLKGRGLRLEP, encoded by the coding sequence ATGCGCTGGACAGTCCCGCTCGGGCTGGTGATCGCCGTCGGCGCCTGCGGCGACGAGGCCGCTGGCGGCGGCGTGACCGCGGTGACGGCGGTCCCGCCCCTGGTCGCCACCGCGATCTTCGCGCCGCCGGTGCCGCACCCCGAGGCGAGCTCGTCGACCTTCGGGCCGCGCTGGAAGATCAGCGCCGGCCGCACCGACTTCCACCCCGGGATCGACTGGTTCGACGCCGAGGGCACGCCGGTCACGGCCATCGGCGACGGCGTGGTCGAGGCGGTCTACCCCGAGGGCTCGACCCAGTTCCCGCTCGGCGGCAACGTGCTGGCGATCCGCCACGAGCTGCCGACGCCGATGCGGTTCCACGACCAGCTCGTCGACCACGTGTTCGCGGTGTACTTGCACCTGCAGTCGATCGCGGTCGCCGCCGGCCAGCCGATCACCCGCGGTCAGGTGGTCGCCGCCATGGGGCAGACCGGCGACACCGAGTTCGTGCACCTGCACTTCGAGCTGCGCATGCAGACCATGTGCTCGCTGCCGTACCAGACCGAGCACCCCGACGCCGGCTGCGTCACCGGCTTCGATCCCCACGTCCATCCGTTCGTGTTCATCCCTGGGCCCGACGCCGACACGATCGCCCTGGCCGAGATCGCGCCCGGGCCCGACGCCGCCTACGCCGTGCGCTACACCGCGACCCGCGGCGATCTCGATCTCGACGCCATCGCCACCGACGCCGGCGCGCTGGGCTTCGACGAGCGCGCCGGCCTCGACGCCACCTCGCTGGCCACGCTCGATGACTTCCGCTACCCGTGGCTGACGCTCGCCCCGCAGCCGTTCGCCTCGACCGACGACCTGCTGGTGATGGACCTCCACTTCTCGACCCGGCCGGCCTTCGTCGAGGTCCGCGATCTCAAGGGCCGCGGCCTGCGCCTCGAGCCGTAG
- a CDS encoding AraC family transcriptional regulator: MTGLVRAGITRGLGAYLARYPGLSIDELMQRAGIGPEELVDPDAMLSLAGCMELLERAVVLTGDAALGLGFAAQLPWKDLGVLGYVVLNSPTVGAAFTHLGRYLAIQQTTGAATLDVGPNLATVTRRVSDPSAATSAQAGELALAMYTRVVRDGTGDPTWAPRAVRFRHPRPASVRAQEQFFAAPVHYGDDHDALVFPAADLRRPMRTADADLLPILLHHADACLASLPAADDLLGAVRRLVVPALGSGEVTMDAIAARLGVSPRSLQRHLQDRGQSFTELVAETRLHLARRYLADLGLSLTECAFLLGYADLSAFSRAFRRWTGQSALAFRRALASSRRSLPDAR; encoded by the coding sequence GTGACCGGGCTGGTCCGGGCCGGCATCACCCGCGGTCTCGGGGCCTACCTCGCGCGCTACCCTGGGCTGTCGATCGACGAGCTCATGCAGCGGGCGGGGATCGGGCCCGAAGAGCTGGTCGACCCCGACGCGATGCTCAGCCTGGCCGGCTGCATGGAGCTGCTCGAGCGCGCGGTGGTCTTGACCGGCGATGCGGCGCTCGGACTCGGCTTCGCCGCCCAGCTGCCGTGGAAGGACCTCGGCGTCCTCGGCTACGTCGTGCTGAACTCGCCGACCGTGGGGGCGGCCTTCACCCACCTCGGCCGCTACCTCGCGATCCAGCAGACCACCGGCGCCGCGACCCTCGACGTCGGCCCGAACCTGGCGACGGTCACGCGTCGGGTCAGCGATCCGTCGGCCGCGACCAGCGCCCAGGCCGGCGAGCTGGCGCTGGCGATGTACACCCGGGTGGTCCGCGACGGCACCGGCGATCCGACCTGGGCGCCGCGCGCGGTCCGCTTCCGTCACCCGCGGCCCGCCTCGGTGCGAGCGCAGGAGCAGTTCTTCGCCGCACCGGTCCACTACGGCGACGATCACGACGCGCTGGTGTTCCCGGCCGCCGACCTCCGCCGGCCGATGCGCACCGCCGACGCCGACCTCCTGCCGATCCTGCTCCACCACGCCGACGCCTGCCTGGCCAGCCTGCCGGCCGCCGACGATCTGCTCGGCGCGGTGCGGCGGCTGGTGGTCCCAGCCCTGGGCTCGGGCGAGGTCACCATGGACGCGATCGCGGCTCGGCTCGGCGTCAGCCCGCGCAGCCTGCAGCGTCACCTCCAGGATCGCGGGCAGTCGTTCACCGAGCTGGTCGCCGAGACCCGCCTCCATCTGGCGCGGCGGTACCTCGCCGACCTGGGCCTCTCGTTGACCGAGTGCGCGTTCCTGCTCGGCTACGCCGACCTCAGCGCGTTCAGCCGCGCGTTCCGGCGCTGGACCGGCCAGAGCGCGCTCGCCTTCCGCCGCGCGCTCGCCTCGTCGCGGCGATCGCTCCCGGACGCGCGCTGA
- a CDS encoding HEAT repeat domain-containing protein — MDERVERILGKLAEVRAHKPRTLGAERHFFRLAAPLTETRVRKLEQTWGPLPEAYRVFVVQAGASGAGPYYGLLPPKRWAEAGDGSLAIVDQGDDFYAVLGKDGRVRYVAPDGSPPLLPENEDFLAWYERWLDELSWGYEHTWFGRPMPGSVPQLVAALAGPRRGDALWALVQAPALPEEARALLTTCIADPDPNVSGGAFALVRKHKLAQHYQPELRRALQSADPEVRRWAVGALEPPDPALLRPLLADPSYPVVLLAIHGLRGDLTDDEIVALLASTDAGIRRSGIEAARKRSSPTTFDALVAHVSADPGDPALFAMLLAVERGVVDEPRRALAYRLSVDHVAAARGPREPSAGAYGLRLFAPDEPRAFELLLELSRHPEPFYRYNAASNLGVLGDPRALPALRAMLDDAAIPRTPAVARTWSVGEEARRAIARIEGTAPTS, encoded by the coding sequence ATGGACGAGCGCGTCGAACGCATCCTCGGGAAGCTCGCCGAAGTCCGCGCCCACAAGCCACGAACGCTCGGGGCCGAGCGCCACTTCTTCCGGCTCGCCGCCCCGCTGACCGAGACGCGGGTGCGCAAGCTCGAGCAGACGTGGGGCCCGCTGCCCGAGGCGTACCGCGTCTTCGTGGTCCAGGCGGGCGCGTCGGGCGCCGGGCCGTACTACGGGCTGTTGCCGCCGAAGCGCTGGGCCGAGGCTGGCGACGGCTCGCTCGCGATCGTCGATCAGGGCGACGACTTCTACGCCGTGCTCGGGAAGGACGGCCGGGTGCGGTACGTGGCGCCGGACGGGAGCCCGCCACTGCTCCCGGAGAACGAGGACTTCCTGGCGTGGTACGAGCGCTGGCTCGACGAGCTCAGCTGGGGCTACGAGCACACCTGGTTCGGGCGACCGATGCCGGGGAGCGTGCCGCAGCTCGTCGCCGCGCTCGCCGGTCCGCGCCGCGGGGACGCGCTGTGGGCCCTGGTCCAGGCCCCCGCGCTCCCGGAGGAGGCGCGCGCGCTCCTGACCACCTGCATCGCCGACCCCGACCCGAACGTCAGCGGCGGCGCGTTCGCGCTGGTGCGGAAGCACAAGCTCGCGCAGCACTACCAGCCGGAGCTCCGCCGCGCGCTCCAGAGCGCCGACCCTGAGGTGCGGCGGTGGGCGGTCGGCGCGCTCGAACCGCCGGACCCCGCGCTGCTGCGACCGCTCCTCGCCGACCCGTCCTACCCGGTCGTGCTCCTGGCCATCCACGGGCTGCGCGGTGACCTCACCGACGATGAGATCGTCGCGCTGCTCGCGTCGACGGACGCGGGCATCCGCCGCAGCGGGATCGAAGCCGCGCGCAAGCGCTCGTCGCCCACCACCTTCGACGCGCTCGTCGCGCACGTGTCCGCCGACCCTGGTGACCCGGCGCTGTTCGCGATGCTGCTGGCCGTCGAGCGCGGGGTCGTCGACGAGCCCCGGCGCGCCCTGGCCTACCGGTTGTCGGTCGATCACGTCGCGGCCGCCCGAGGCCCGCGGGAGCCCAGCGCCGGTGCGTACGGGCTCCGGCTGTTCGCCCCCGACGAACCCCGCGCGTTCGAGCTGCTCCTCGAGCTCAGCCGGCACCCGGAGCCGTTCTATCGCTACAACGCCGCGAGCAACCTGGGCGTCCTCGGCGATCCCCGTGCCCTCCCCGCGCTGCGCGCGATGCTCGACGACGCGGCCATCCCCCGCACCCCCGCCGTGGCCAGGACCTGGAGCGTCGGCGAGGAGGCGCGGCGCGCGATCGCGCGGATCGAGGGGACCGCGCCCACGTCATGA
- a CDS encoding DoxX family protein, with the protein MRLLAKLEAPSYAALRIVAGAMFTCHGLQKMFGWLTTRATPDIGSQAWIGGVIELVTGVLIAIGLGTRIAALLGSGTMAVAYFQFHHKGEFGDWKWLPIVNHGELAVLYCFVFLFIAARGAGRWSFDGRGR; encoded by the coding sequence ATGCGCCTGCTCGCCAAGCTCGAGGCCCCGTCCTACGCCGCGCTGCGGATCGTCGCCGGGGCGATGTTCACCTGTCACGGCCTCCAGAAGATGTTCGGCTGGCTGACCACCCGGGCCACGCCCGACATCGGCAGCCAGGCCTGGATCGGCGGCGTGATCGAGCTGGTGACCGGCGTGCTGATCGCGATCGGCCTGGGCACCCGGATCGCCGCGCTGCTCGGCTCAGGAACGATGGCGGTGGCCTACTTCCAGTTCCACCACAAGGGCGAGTTCGGCGACTGGAAGTGGCTGCCGATCGTCAACCACGGCGAGCTGGCGGTGCTGTACTGCTTCGTGTTCCTGTTCATCGCGGCGCGCGGCGCCGGGCGGTGGTCGTTCGACGGTCGCGGCCGCTGA
- a CDS encoding alpha/beta hydrolase, producing the protein MQVASADGVPIAYEVAGAGDVGLVFVHGWCGNKRWWDAQRDAFAATHTVAQLDLAGHGDSGGARARWSIEAYAGDVIAVAGQVRCRRLVLVGHSMAGAIVLEAAPALDRVAAVVLIDTLKDLEQVTPPAQVEQMLGRYRDDYRATVEGVLPAYLFAPGTPAEVRARLTAEFLRVDGPRAAQLLEPLYRYDARAAAAKVAVPVRAINGDLHPTNVVANRRCLRDFTCTILPGVGHYPMLECPAAFDRALAATLAALAL; encoded by the coding sequence ATGCAGGTCGCGTCCGCCGATGGAGTGCCCATCGCCTACGAGGTCGCCGGGGCCGGCGACGTCGGTCTGGTGTTCGTCCACGGCTGGTGCGGCAACAAGCGGTGGTGGGACGCGCAGCGCGACGCCTTCGCCGCGACCCACACCGTGGCGCAGCTCGATCTCGCCGGGCACGGTGACAGCGGCGGCGCGCGGGCGCGCTGGTCGATCGAGGCCTACGCCGGCGACGTCATCGCGGTCGCCGGCCAGGTGCGGTGCCGACGCCTGGTGCTGGTCGGGCACTCGATGGCGGGGGCGATCGTGCTCGAGGCCGCGCCCGCGCTCGATCGGGTCGCGGCGGTGGTCCTGATCGACACGCTCAAGGATCTCGAGCAGGTCACGCCGCCGGCCCAGGTCGAGCAGATGCTGGGGCGGTATCGCGACGACTACCGGGCGACCGTCGAGGGCGTGCTCCCGGCCTACCTGTTCGCGCCCGGGACGCCGGCGGAGGTGCGGGCGCGCCTCACCGCGGAGTTCCTGCGCGTCGACGGCCCCCGCGCGGCCCAGCTCCTCGAGCCGCTCTACCGGTACGACGCGCGCGCCGCGGCGGCCAAGGTCGCGGTCCCGGTCCGCGCCATCAACGGCGACCTGCACCCCACCAACGTCGTCGCCAACCGACGCTGCCTGCGCGACTTCACCTGCACGATCCTGCCCGGCGTCGGCCACTACCCGATGCTCGAGTGTCCGGCCGCGTTCGATCGTGCCCTGGCCGCGACGCTCGCCGCGCTGGCGCTGTAG